ATCAATGGCAACCTCAGGCGCGTACTCATTCACTGGCGCGGCGCCTGGTCGAGTTCGAGTGTCGCAACGACCCACAGAGCTTCCTGCCGTGCTCCCAGGCCGCCAAAGCCTACGCACACGGCTGGGGCGTGACCCAGGACTTGCAGCGTGCGCGTGACTTGCGAGCCCAGGCCTGCAAGCTGATCCGCGCGAGCTGCGGCGGCCGCTTCACCACGCTCGACGACGACGCGCGCCCGCGCGCCATCGAACGATGCATCGACGAGGCGGCGGTGTGCGACCCCGGCACCTAGGGCGGAACTCGAAACCTACCGTCGCTGGACCTCCCCCCAGCCGAACTAGAGCTGCATTCGCTCCAACCGCCGCCGCGCGTCGCGAGCCCCCAGCAGCGTGAGTTCGGCACCGGCGGCGAGACTCTTCACGGTCTGGGCAGCGCGCGAAGACTGCTGGGCATCGCGGATGGCAACCAGCTGCAGACCCATGCCCTGCAACGTGGCTCGCGCCGCACTCACACTGCCCGTCAGCGCCGAAGGGGCTCGTTCAGTGAACAGGTCGGCCCCTTCCCCCAGCACCGCGATTTCTCGCCCCTGCACCAACCCGAGCACTAGCTCCGCACCCAAGGAACTCTGTGACAAGACGAAGTCCGCTCCGGCGCGGTAGATGGCCTCGATGTTCCGATCGTGGGTCACACGGCTCAAGATGCGGCAAGTTGGATTCAGCCTGCGAGCGTAGACGGCCAGGTAAATGTTCACTGCGTCATCGTGCGTGGTCAGCAGGACGGCTGTGGCGCTCTCGATTTCAGCTGCGTGCATGACCTCCAGGCTCGCGGCGTCTCCGACCACCACCTTGGTCGCCAAGGAGCGCAGGGTTTCGGCGATGGAGGCATCCGAGTCGATCACGTGCGCGGCTCGCTTCGCGCGCAGCAGGTCCTCGAGCACGGCGCACCCCACCTTGCCGCCACCAATGACCAAAGTCGGGCCCGGCCGAGGATCTTCCTCCAACACGCTGCGCTGGAGAGCTGACAGAGCGTCGGCCTGGCCACAAACCATGAGCGATGACTCGGGCTCGAGCCTCGTGCCCGGCGAAATCGGCAACATCCGCCCGCGTCGTCGCAGGGCAACGAACTCCACCTCCGTGTAGGCGTGAAGCTCCGACTCCAGAAAGGTACGGCCCGCGACACGGGCGTTGCGCATTGGCAACTCTGACAAGAGCAGGTCGTCGCTGCCGGGCACCGCGAAGTACCGCGGGCGGGAAGGGTCGATGCGACTGGCCAACTCCTGTCCCAGGCGTTGCTTCAACAGCAGCACGTGGCTCGCTCCGCTGAGCGACAAGATGTCGACGGAATCCGTCTTGTCAGCCAGCGCTACGATTGGCACGCGATCCATGTGTTCGCGAATGGTCAACACGACGTTGGTGTTGCTGGCGTCGTCTTGGTTCGCCACGCACAGGGCCGCGTGGGCGCTGCGGGCAGCCTGCCATGTGGTCTCGGCGTCGGGTTCGCCCACCACGACGCCCACTCCTTCGCCCAGCAGTTGCACGCCGCGGGCGGGGTCGGGTTCGAGTACCAAGCAGGGTACGCCCTCATCAGCCATGCGAGCGATCAGCGTCTCCGCGAGCGCATCATAGCGTGCCACCACGACGTGATCCTGCATGTCCTCTGGGGCGGACCGAGGCGCTCGCAGGTGCACTTGCGCTTCCAGCCACGGCGCGTAGAAGAAGCGAATGAAAGCGAAGGGCAGCACGATCAGCATCAGCACGATGCCCGTGACCAGCACCAGGATGCTGAAGCCCCGACCGACGTCTGTGTGAAACGTGATGTCACCAAACCCGAGCGTGCTCATCACCGTCAGGGTCCAGTACACGCCCGTGAGCCAGGTGTGGTTTTGCCCTTCCCAGGCCATGAGCAAGTGAAAGCCGACGCTGTAGACGGCGATCGTCGCGAGCAGCAGCGCCAGCAGCTTGGCCAGGGCGCCCAAGTTGGACCGCATCTCGCGCTTGCGGAATACCCCCAGAAGCTGCGCGGTGAGCTGCTTCACCCCGGCACCGTGACTACCGCTTCGGCGCCACCTGCCTGAGCTTTGCTGGGCGCGCCCAGCACGAAAAAGAACGTCGCGGCCGCGAGTTCGAGGTAGTTGTGGAACATGGCTAGGCTCAAGTAGAGCCGCCTGGAGGCGAGCACGTCGCTGAAGGCTCCGGCGATCACCGCGGCGGCGGCAAGCAGGATCAGCGACACGCCCCAAGCGCCGAAGTCCTCCACCAGGGAGCGCGCGCTGCGACGGAAGGT
The nucleotide sequence above comes from Polyangiaceae bacterium. Encoded proteins:
- a CDS encoding NAD-binding protein, which codes for MKQLTAQLLGVFRKREMRSNLGALAKLLALLLATIAVYSVGFHLLMAWEGQNHTWLTGVYWTLTVMSTLGFGDITFHTDVGRGFSILVLVTGIVLMLIVLPFAFIRFFYAPWLEAQVHLRAPRSAPEDMQDHVVVARYDALAETLIARMADEGVPCLVLEPDPARGVQLLGEGVGVVVGEPDAETTWQAARSAHAALCVANQDDASNTNVVLTIREHMDRVPIVALADKTDSVDILSLSGASHVLLLKQRLGQELASRIDPSRPRYFAVPGSDDLLLSELPMRNARVAGRTFLESELHAYTEVEFVALRRRGRMLPISPGTRLEPESSLMVCGQADALSALQRSVLEEDPRPGPTLVIGGGKVGCAVLEDLLRAKRAAHVIDSDASIAETLRSLATKVVVGDAASLEVMHAAEIESATAVLLTTHDDAVNIYLAVYARRLNPTCRILSRVTHDRNIEAIYRAGADFVLSQSSLGAELVLGLVQGREIAVLGEGADLFTERAPSALTGSVSAARATLQGMGLQLVAIRDAQQSSRAAQTVKSLAAGAELTLLGARDARRRLERMQL